The Saccharomycodes ludwigii strain NBRC 1722 chromosome II, whole genome shotgun sequence genome window below encodes:
- a CDS encoding uncharacterized protein (similar to Saccharomyces cerevisiae YCL019W | retrotransposon genes), with product MAGEFFLYFKKFFPEGFDSSDGLQILIDIDSGNHDKTNVSEIKDITREWSNLYYDGSVSAATYINNVRNLIAKTKKHHCEMNEYEMKRRIIASMKKGYHKVKDIILLLNRGKLDVDFEDIYEVISNFYDEEEKEITMACRFDKDPFARQVYRNKENYDNKNGTYNKGSNEGSVKNVNSNKPAVCYNCQQEGHIRPDCPELKEKEKEKENEEKVKEVKLVNERENTAPSSTLRLRLVKKVLKTDQYEIKDVMYDTGAETTIVPNEWLHDPKQNFEHFCEDFNGNKINVPYVGVLILKSRGKEFKLEALGTVDTKQMVIGRSSLKNAGLVVNELDNCIYDINTKDVVGQVVEKDDSIYIPGLYIVYPEKLNVLNVSNKKLIDLYHIHVLCGHINVKDLQRSIKIGSIVGVKYDDINWTGIDDFKCDSCMKGKSTYKKHYIGSRASHQDHYDAGEYFHSDLFGPVPDINPRYPNSFITFIDEKSKFRFVYPLRSKSAEAIMNVLQEFIPYVEKNLGKTVKVIHSDQGNEYRNEDVRNYLQEFGIRQIFTTKGDSKANGVAERLNYTLLNDARTLMLNDNIPRSLWFFAVSYSCHVRNGIIAASNAHGLSPRQLLGVDKLDIAKLLPFGTHVILHSKEDDKLSARGIDGYILSPSTSSYGYKVWAKSLRRVIDSSSFKIAYDSFTDYQSRETAIDGFIEDLANNDESLENNEVIPELESENDDQIEEELSKKEYVPIINERDNNDEVTANETINPIPTVNDSVEKIDDSQCDENSEPEIIIDVGNNTENEENVNSDNKFGTDVVSGTEEESSTDSESEFSVEDVNDSEYQEDTNPDNETSVDDAKDPEYENSDSNSEGIVLSDKWSATKRDREDDSDISDDQMGHDTDEESAKVNINTWEINDDGKIRKMTEEEVIKYISDHPNKFNKRKRVMLRQVVAIRAVKSVKVTPDVKHSTGDTLYLHEIYGLTNKEIKNKYISAYRKELKNLEDSGTYDKNATITVDTVDKKQIVPLLILFNVKRSGEYKCRIVARGDEQDESTFNRDLSSSNLSHDGLMLILNIAFVNKLKIYQLDIKAAYLNAKLDEDIYVVTPSIYRKKNTVLKLKKSLYGLKQSGHLWNVEICKKLNDNGFKLLKYWSSIFIKKENSKMIIIGLFVDDMIITTNDDTMFKEVLVFLNKFYEIKVINDGSSEEYDILGIQVDYKIGTHLSMCMGHLQGKISNLVADIDSSVNELPIVKDLKIPDKIIDNITDYATKNKFMQRAIGLLNYVAMKYRYDIMFTVNFLSRYQLYPSDEILKTTKKLLSYVYNTSNYKLMWKYENIINGELKLVSDASHSNAEDYKSQYGYLIYWNNLIVGAKTGVTTISCISSTEAEIFSMVKGIVTIKNWLTGTRRINKKEKIIVKCDNKSAILLCSRYNVSKFRDKFHGIRAYRMRQEKEKLKFRFVFVESKNNESDVLTKFNPDKKNIEKFMELFDR from the coding sequence ATGGCAggtgaattttttttgtattttaaaaaattttttccagAGGGATTTGATTCAAGCGATGGTTTGCAAATTCTGATTGATATTGACTCTGGTAATCATGACAAAACAAATGTATCAGAGATAAAGGACATTACTCGTGAATGGTCCAACTTGTATTATGATGGTAGTGTTAGCGCGGCAACGTATATCAACAATGTAAGAAATCTGATAGCCAAAACTAAGAAGCACCATTGTGAAATGAATGAATACGAGATGAAGAGAAGAATTATTGCTTCCATGAAGAAGGGTTATCACAAGGTTAAGGATATTATTTTGCTTCTAAACCGTGGTAAGTTAGATGTTGACTTTGAGGATATCTATGAAGTTATCTCAAACTTCTATGATgaagaggaaaaggaaattacAATGGCCTGCAGATTTGATAAGGATCCGTTTGCCAGACAAGTTTATCGTAATAAGGAAAATTATGATAACAAAAATGGTACCTACAATAAGGGATCCAATGAAGGTTCtgttaaaaatgttaatagCAATAAACCTGCCGTTTGCTATAATTGTCAACAAGAAGGACATATCAGACCCGATTGTCCTGAGttgaaagaaaaggaaaaagaaaaagaaaatgaagaaaaagttaaagaaGTTAAGTTAGTTAATGAGAGAGAAAACACTGCGCCGTCGAGTACGCTTAGGCTTAGATTGGTTaagaaagttttaaaaaccGATCAGtatgaaataaaagatgTTATGTATGATACTGGTGCAGAGACCACAATTGTTCCCAATGAATGGTTACATGATCCAAAGCAGAATTTTGAACACTTCTGTGAAGATTTCAAtggtaataaaattaatgtgCCATATGTTGGTgtattaatattgaaatCTAGAGGCAAAGAGTTCAAGTTGGAGGCATTGGGAACCGTTGATACCAAGCAAATGGTGATTGGTAGGtcaagtttaaaaaatgctGGATTGGTTGTTAATGAATTAGACAACTGTATCTATGATATTAATACCAAAGATGTGGTAGGTCAAGTTGTAGAGAAAGATGATTCGATTTATATCCCAGGATTGTATATTGTTTATCCTGAGAAATTGAATGTATTGAATGTAAGCAACAAGAAATTGATTGACTTATATCACATCCATGTGTTGTGTGGTCATATTAATGTGAAAGATTTACAAAGAAGTATAAAAATTGGTTCTATAGTTGGTGTCAAGTATGATGATATTAATTGGACTGGTATTGACGATTTCAAGTGCGATTCCTGTATGAAGGGCAAATCTACGTATAAGAAACATTATATTGGATCCAGAGCCAGTCATCAAGATCACTATGATGCTGGAGAATATTTCCATTCTGATTTGTTTGGTCCAGTACCAGACATTAATCCTAGATATCCTAACAGTTTTATTACATTTATTGACGAGAAGTCGAAGTTTAGATTTGTTTATCCACTTAGGTCCAAATCAGCTGAAGCTATTATGAACGTGTTACAAGAATTTATTCCTTATGTTGAGAAGAATTTAGGAAAGACTGTCAAGGTAATTCATTCTGATCAAGGGAATGAATATAGAAATGAAGATGTAAGAAATTATCTTCAAGAATTTGGTATTCGTCAAATATTTACTACCAAAGGTGATTCTAAAGCTAATGGAGTAGCTGAGAGATTGAACTACACTCTGTTGAATGATGCAAGGACATTGATGTTGAATGATAACATACCAAGGTCATTGTGGTTTTTTGCGGTTAGTTATAGTTGTCATGTTAGAAATGGTATTATCGCAGCGTCCAATGCTCATGGATTGTCACCTCGACAATTATTGGGTGTAGACAAGTTAGATATTGCTAAGTTGTTACCATTTGGTACACATGTCATTTTACATTCAAAGGAAGATGATAAGCTAAGTGCTCGTGGTATTGATGGTTATATTTTATCACCATCTACCTCTTCGTATGGATACAAGGTCTGGGCTAAGAGCTTAAGAAGAGTCATTGATAGTTCAAGCTTTAAAATTGCATACGATTCATTTACCGATTACCAAAGCAGAGAAACTGCAATAGACGGGTTCATCGAAGATTTAGCAAACAATGATGAATCATTAGAGAATAATGAAGTTATTCCAGAGTTGGAAAGTGAAAATGATGACCAAATTGAGGAAGAGTTaagtaaaaaagaatatgtACCTATCATTAATGAAAgggataataatgatgaggTAACTGCAAATGAAACAATAAATCCAATTCCCACTGTCAATGATAGTgtagaaaaaattgatgatAGTCAATGTGACGAAAATTCTGAACCAGAAATTATCATTGATGTTGGAAATAATACAGAGAATGAGGAAAATGTGAATTCTGATAATAAGTTTGGCACTGATGTTGTAAGTGGTACAGAAGAAGAATCTAGTACAGATTCTGAAAGTGAATTTAGTGTTGAAGATGTGAATGATTCAGAGTATCAAGAAGATACAAATCCTGATAATGAAACTAGCGTTGATGACGCAAAAGATCCAGAATATGAGAATTCTGATTCTAACTCAGAAGGTATAGTCCTATCTGACAAATGGTCTGCCACTAAAAGAGATCGAGAAGATGATAGTGACATAAGTGATGATCAAATGGGGCATGATACCGATGAAGAATCAGCCAAAGTGAATATCAATACTTGGGAGATAAATGATGATGGTAAGATAAGAAAAATGACTGAGGAAGAGGTCATTAAGTACATTAGTGATCAcccaaataaatttaataagaGAAAGCGTGTTATGTTGAGACAAGTTGTTGCTATCCGTGCTGTTAAAAGTGTTAAAGTGACTCCAGATGTTAAACATTCAACTGGAGACACATTGTACTTGCACGAGATATATGGTCTCAccaataaagaaataaaaaataaatacattaGTGCGTATCgaaaagaattgaaaaaccTAGAAGACAGTGGCACCTATGATAAGAATGCTACGATAACTGTAGATACTGTTGATAAAAAACAGATTGTACCATTACTAATTTTGTTCAATGTGAAACGTAGCGGTGAATATAAATGCCGGATTGTGGCAAGAGGTGATGAGCAAGACGAATCCACATTTAATAGGGATTTGAGTTCGTCCAATCTATCACATGATGGATTAATgttaattttgaatataGCGTTTGTCAATAAGTTGAAGATATACCAACTAGATATCAAAGCAGCATACTTGAATGCTAAACTGGATGAAGATATCTATGTTGTCACACCAAGTATTTacagaaagaaaaatactGTTTTGAAgttaaagaaaagtttataTGGCTTGAAACAAAGCGGTCACTTATGGAACGTTGAGATatgtaaaaaattaaatgacaACGGTTTTAAATTACTAAAGTACTGGTCTTCtatatttatcaaaaagGAGAACAGCAAGATGATAATCATCGGTTTGTTTGTTGATGACATGATCATAACAACCAACGATGATACGATGTTTAAGGAAGTTTTAGTATTcttaaacaaattttatgaaataaaagttaTAAACGATGGTAGTAGCGAAGAATATGATATTCTGGGTATTCAAGTAGATTACAAGATTGGTACACATTTGTCAATGTGTATGGGGCATTTGCAGGGCAAGATCAGCAACTTAGTAGCTGATATTGACAGCAGTGTTAATGAATTACCAATAGTAAAAGATTTGAAGATTCCTGACAAAATTATCGATAATATCACAGACTATGCaaccaaaaacaaatttatgCAAAGAGCAATAGGCTTATTAAACTATGTTGCTATGAAGTACAGATACGATATTATGTTCACGGTAAACTTCCTATCACGATACCAGCTATATCCATCAGACGagattttgaaaacaacTAAGAAGTTATTAAGTTATGTGTATAATACAAGCAATTACAAATTAATGTGGAAATacgaaaatattatcaatgGTGAATTGAAATTAGTATCAGATGCTAGTCATAGCAATGCTGAAGACTATAAAAGTCAGTATGGTTACTTAATTTACTGGAACAACTTGATCGTTGGAGCCAAGACTGGAGTGACAACTATAAGTTGCATCAGTTCAACCGAAGCTGAAATATTTAGTATGGTCAAAGGTATTGTGACAATAAAGAATTGGTTGACAGGTACCAGAAGGAtaaacaagaaagaaaaaattattgtaaAATGTGATAACAAAAGTGCTATACTACTTTGTTCTAGGTATAATGTCTCAAAGTTTCGAGACAAGTTCCATGGAATAAGAGCGTATAGAATGagacaagaaaaagaaaaattaaaattccGATTTGTGTTTGTTGAATCAAAAAACAACGAGTCTGATGTTTTGACCAAGTTCAACCCcgataaaaagaatattgaAAAGTTTATGGAATTGTTTGATCGTTGA